In the Verrucomicrobiota bacterium genome, CCATCTTAGAAGCTCGCGCTCCGGCCAAGCGGTGGCCTCTTCTGGTAACCTCACGCCACGTGGTCCAGGCGATGGTGGTCCCGAACCTGTACACTACGGCCGCGGCACGCTTTCTCTGGCGCTGGAGATGGTCACGAGATGCGAGGTCAGTGCGGGCGAGGATGAAGGCGGCGCGGGTAGACCAGGTGGCACGGCTGAGGATCAGTTTTGCCAAGACGCCTGCCTTCATGGCTCCCTCGTGCCGCCGAGGCATGCTGAGCCAGGCAGAGATCCAGGAGATGATGAGGCGAACGAACTGCAAGAGCGGTGGGGTGATCCCGGAGCATCGGCAACGATCCTGTCCGCGCGCGAGGCCCCAACCGGTGAGCAGTAGGACTCGACTCGCCCATCATTCCTATCAAACAGGCCCCACCGAAAACGAAATCAGCCCGGCAACTCGATCCCATTCTTACAGGCGTTGGCCCTAAAGTGGCGGAAGGGAGAGATCCCACTTGAAGAACTCCGAGCTCGTTCACTCGCCGGCATCGTGAATGGCTCCGCTTTGCGCCGCAACCGCTTACCCTTCATGGTTGAGCCGCGGTCGCATTCAATGAGTCCCTCCGGAGATGTTTAACGCAACCACTCCTCCGATGATGGCAAGCAGCCCTACGACCTTGAGGACGCTGATCGGCTCTCGAAAGTAGAGGACTCCCAACGTCGCTATCAACGCCGTGCCAACGCCGCTCCAGATGGCGTAGGCAACGCTGACATCCACCTTTTTGAGAGTCAAAGTGAGGAAATAAAAGCAAACCCCGTAGAACAGCCACATCAGCACCGAAGGGGTGAACTTGGTAAAACCAGCCGAGAGTTTCATGCAGGTCGTGCCTGCCACTTCGGCGAGAATAGCGAGTGTGAGGTAAAGCCAGTGCATGTCGTAAAGCCGCCTAAAGCATCAGGTCACCGACAGACGCCGGAATCGGGCCACTGCAGCAAATCCAACGTCCGAAGCCTCCAACGACTCCGAAATCGCGGCGGGCGTGGCGGTTCCCTTGGAGTGCCTGGTTCGGGGAGATCCGCCGAACCCGTGGCGGGCCAGAACGATTGCCATGGTCAGATAAGGAGATGATGAGGATGGGCTCGACCAACGGACCAGGAACCATCCTCTCCAACGAAAATGATGCGACGCGGCAACACCGCGACAAAATCGGAATGCAGCACTGGCAGTGCCCGACCCTCTGCCAGACGAATCCAACCGCGATCAAACAGTAGCGTCTGCAATGCTTGACGAATTCCCTCGACGCCCATGTACGGACGCTAGGCCAAGCCGGAGACTGCTTCAAGCACAGAGTCTTGGCACCCAAAGCCTGAGATCTCTGCGCCCACGCAACTCGCCCCTCCGCCTTCTGCGTCCTTCGCGGCCTTTCCGTGAGGGAAAGCAA is a window encoding:
- a CDS encoding multidrug efflux SMR transporter; this translates as MHWLYLTLAILAEVAGTTCMKLSAGFTKFTPSVLMWLFYGVCFYFLTLTLKKVDVSVAYAIWSGVGTALIATLGVLYFREPISVLKVVGLLAIIGGVVALNISGGTH